Part of the Nilaparvata lugens isolate BPH unplaced genomic scaffold, ASM1435652v1 scaffold4572, whole genome shotgun sequence genome is shown below.
TCCTCAGTACTAGAGTTCCTTCTAGTGCGTTTACGAAGACGAAATAGTCCTGAAAAATAAaggttttcttcaattattatttgaaaattgaataaaaagagaCACCATCATCCAAAACATATTGAAACAAAGATTTTAAATCTTGACACAGTTGAGGAATGgacaaaaaatgttgaaaatgaaacaGGACAAGATTGTGAAAGAGATCATTCAAATTCAGCTATTCCCCTACAATATTCTTCTCTACCTGAATCTTTCAATAACTTCCTCTCCCTAATTCTCTCTCTTCAAGAGTTTTGactttaattcaattttgagaaaTGGATTATCAAATATTTCTTCTTACTCATCCCAAATAAGGCAATCAATtcgctttctctctcactctcaatcAATTccttttctctctattttatcTTTCACTGTTTCTTACCTATGAATTTGAAAGAGGAATGTATAAgtcaacatttatttattttcacaatttcttccCACATGCAtgataccatagccacctctaatacaaggccccggcctacgatattacAACGTCGCAGTgaaggcctagaatctaatacatgattggtgaaaaagatttttaaaaataccagctgaatATTGTATCTCTAATACAAAGgtcccggcctacgatattgcaacgtcgcagtgtaggcctggaatctaatacatgattggtgaaaaagattttaaaaaataccagctgatatttttcaccaatcatgtatcagattctaggcctacactgcgacgttgcaatatcgtaggccggggccttgtattagaggtggctatgataatgcTATTGAAACAAGAATATTAATAACAGTACTGAACATTTAAACTACTGAACTATTTAACAACAGTAGTGAAAATACATAAAGTTAGTGCAGTTATGCAGTCAGGAAGTTGATTTATATTAGGAAATAAATGTGTAGAAATGTGGAAGAATTAGGATAAAATCAGGAATAATCCATACAAAATAGTACCTTGAGTGGCTCTTTAGATCCATTTATAAATACTGGCTGCATGTGCATAAAAACAAACTTTATTTAGGATCAGGGTATGGATtatttcatcataaaaaatatatagaatccGAGGTGACGAGGTTTGAACAGTGTTGTTACACTGTAGGCCCACAATCATTCAGTTCTCAAGTTGAAATCATTGAACACTTTAAATATAAGGCACTTTTAATCACAacacttatttatttgtaaataaaaagACAAGAGTTTTACCATTCACACTTTCAACAACACTTTAAGCAACTAACTGCTTCCATCGAATTCGATCCAACATTTACACCGGTGAGACTTTCAGAAATGTTGCTGATTTCTTTGATCTCACGGtttgatacaataattattattaatttattctatcaatTAGATTGAGTTTGTTCATAGAGAGTActctcctatctatatttttctctgaTAATATAGAGGGATGTGTTACATTATTCCAAAAAATACTGTTACGAAAGTAATATTTCAACTTACGAGAgtattacattataatataaatttgatagattaaTTGCCTTCATTATGGGTGAAGTTGGAACTCAATGTCCTCTCTGTCACATTTTCTCCAATAAGAGTTTCAAAATTGCCAAGGAGTAATACATGAGAGagcagaaatagaaataaaaatgaaaatcttagtaccctttttgaaatatttaatcacaacatgtttcggacattgatgccattttcaagtaatcACACTGTTCACACTGGTTGTAAtggttgatttttatttacaattttatgcATTATTCTCAGTTTCATATTGTTATAgttcttttgtattatttcttattgtaatgtattattatttgcctgtaaggttgagtggtagaaaggactttctagtcctaactccgcctaataaagagtataaagagagaaaaagaaagaaagaaaaattgcatcaatgtccgaaacatgttgtgataaaatatttcaaaaagggtactaagattttcattttatttctatttccataaaagtagccctatacagagaAGAGATAAAATGAGAGAGCagttctataattttataattcgatgaaaaaataacaattttgaattatttaggaatgtctggtTTTGTCAAGGAGagacgtttccaattatagaaatgagaaaataaaaactacgactactgttataaaagctgcgactatgccccattttggaaagccaattttctgactccagctgtttaaagtctacgacttagctgaatcccgagatCGGAAACCGGTGCCTAGTGTTCTGTTTCATTGTTATCATTCCATGAAACTTACTCATAATCATAAGACATTCATCAAGTCTCAATATTGTTTGTTAGATCTTACCTCAGATATGTTGAGAATGTATGGAGCATTGACAAATTGTGGTGCATTGTCATTAGCATCGGTCACCCTTATGTTGATAGGTATCTCGAAGCCCTGCAAAAGTTCAACAAATCACATCACAATCTATGAAATCATCATCGCTCGTGTTCTTAAAAGAGTTAGAATTTGAAAGACACTGGGAAAAATTATACACTTCTCTTACTTCTCCAGCCATCTTGTATTCAGTTACGATACGCTTGTAAATGAGTCACAACTGTAGCTGAATGCATGATTCATtaagaatttgaattcaattgcATGGAGTAAATTGTGTAGAAAACTTAATACCCTTTATAACTATtacttctgtgaacagtagacctcacgcagtattctcatccacaagtacctgattaaaactatatagatcttatggaaatacagcaatagactggcttctccacacatctgtgtaatcacttgtcagctgatttttgatgaataattctatagtctgatttttactccaatattggcgtatgaaggaggctgctttctccttttatattatccttgaaatgcaaaatttccaaaaaccttgtatatacgtcgacgcgcaattaaaaaaagaacatacctgtcaaatttcatgaaaatctattaccgcgtttcgccgtaaatgcgcaacatttataaacatttaaacattcaaacattcaaacattcaaacattcaaacattcaaacattcaaacattcaaacattcaaacattcaaacattcaaacattcaaacattcaaacattcaaacatccaaacattcaaacattcaaacattcaaacattcctacattcaaacattcaaacattcaaacattaaagattaaaacattcaaacatttaaacattaagagaaattccaaaccgtcgacttgaatcttagacctcacttcgctcggtcaataagggAATAATCAGATTTTGAAGAATTTACTTACAGGTACAGTTGTCCTTTTTCTGTCACATATTATGTTCACGTAAACAGAGGAGGGTCCTTCGATTccctgaaaaaaaaacatataattgATAGAATCGATACTTTACTTTTTTACATGTATTATTAAGcaaatttttatcattgaaCTGATACAAAGAGATTCCctgaaaaatttagaattaatacTGTACAATTCACAGGAGTTATTGAGAGAATTCCTACCATACAaagtgtaattttattttatttatttctggactgaaaagtggattcaaatCAACTCAAgaggatagcataacctataatttttattaattcataactctaccttcattgtattatcattcatcataatcatcatcacctaggcttaaaatacttctagaaagtcgcctttgtaaaataataaataaataataaataatgtattgagAAATCATTTATGTTCAATTGAAATGTTACCATGAGATTTAGAAATAATAGTTAGGACTTGATCTGGCCTAATGGCACTAGGTCCACTCAAGTTAACGttgttgtattttgtttaatcaAGTGAATAAACTAATACTTAACACAAAGAAtactaatattttatattatagagATTCAAAATGAAACTACAAAATGAACTGtgtcaaatgaataaatttaattcatcaTGATTTCGATCATGAATAATTGAGTTTAATTTCCTGAAGGGGAACTTGTCAGATAGGAGACTATACCAATAAAGTATTCGAAAcatcaaaatcaatatttacaaCAATAATCTTTCTGAAAATCTCATTTGTAggcctatctaaatttgggaaaggaacagtttggggctttaagcctgttgttcctcccccaatcattcatagttgagaattatattgtatctatcaatgcataaatgaatagttttgtgaatgaatattataggCTACTATTTTACATTATTCTAATCCtgggccctgtttcataaaacttaaAAGTCAGTTATTTatcaggagaatcaccattccaattacatgctcaataaaGCTGATAGAATCACTGTTCCtctattacaggacttctaagttttcatgaaacaggcccctgtttcataaaaatttagaagttcTGTAATACTTCAATTAGTCGTGAGTCACtaattttagaatattttatgtAGGAATCGAATTCTTTTTTTAGCTTATCAGAATATTCATAAGATCAGTATCATTGATGACCTAtagattcaattgaaattgttGGATTAATTAGTTCTtctatagaataaaaaaattttaaggaacagctgattttatcggctatattgagcatgtaattggaatggtgattctcctgtattagaGGACTTGTAAcgtttatgaaacaggcccctgggGCCTGGTATTTTTATCTATAAGGTGGACAAATTGTTTTTTGAAGGACGTTCaaataaaaactataattcattgtgaaaatgttgaaatattcaagtcatgattttgttttcaaattgaatttggaAGAATATCTTACCTCTTTGTCTAGTTTCCTAGTTAATGTGAGATTGCTAGTGCCCGGTGAGATGACCACGGGACTATCAACCTCTTTCAGTCTTAGCTCTATGTTCCCTCTCTCGCTTGGATCTCCTATCAGACGGACAGTACCTAGAGAAAGACAAAACATGTGTTAAACAATGTATCAACATGAAAACTCGCGtatgataaaattaataagTTGTTCAgtgttaattaattaacatattaataagttaataaaaattattaagttaataaaaattattaaaattatagttgttcaaaattaataaagctAAGGTGACATTCAACAATGAAAACTGAGGTATGGGAGGAGAAAGAAGTTGTCAGAAGACAGTACCTAAAATAGATCAGGAATATTTGTtactagccgtaaggctcgcttcgctcgtcatatacgtctagccaggggcttcGCCCAAAAAAGAGATCGGCGAGCAcgcttgcatttttcatttgagcatgcttcattccatcagaaagtcaaagtacttcctGATTTAAACgcttattttgggcgtatctttgatgaaatattaaagtcacctcatcaagAAATTtgtagaccctagctaaacctctgtaccaaatttgaacattttctgtctattacttgatgaaagaacgctaattttgggcgaatctttgacgttatttcaaattccttctaacacaacattatcacaccccagctgagcttctgtagtgaatttgaacattttctgttcatttgttcttctatagaataaaaaaattttaaggaacagctgattttatcggctatattgagcatgtaattggaatggtgattctcctgtattagaGGACTTGTAAcgtttatgaaacaggcccctgggGCCTGGTATTTTTATCTATAAGGTGGACAAATTGTTTTTTGAAGGACGTTCaaataaaaactataattcattgtgaaaatgttgaaatattcaagtcatgattttgttttcaaattgaatttggaAGAATATCTTACCTCTTTGTCTAGTTTCCTAGTTAATGTGAGATTGCTAGTGCCCGGTGAGATGACCACGGGACTATCAACCTCTTTCAGTCTTAGCTCTATGTTCCCTCTCTCGCTTGGATCTCCTATCAGACGGACAGTACCTAGAGAAAGACAAAACATGTGTTAAACAATGTATCAACATGAAAACTCGCGtatgataaaattaataagTTGTTCAgtgttaattaattaacatattaataagttaataaaaattattaagttaataaaaattattaaaattaataagttgttcaaaattaataaagctAAGGTGACATTCAACAATGAAAACTGAGGTATGGGAGGAGAAAGAAGTTGTCAGAAGACAGTACCTAAAATAGATCAGGAATATTTGTtactagccgtaaggctcgcttcgctcgtcatatacgtctagccaggggcttcGCCCAAAAAAGAGATCGGCGAGCAcgcttgcatttttcatttgagcatgcttcattccatcagaaagtcaaagtacttcctGATTTAAACgcttattttgggcgtatctttgatgaaatattaaagtcacctcatcaagAAATTtgtagaccctagctaaacctctgtacca
Proteins encoded:
- the LOC120355746 gene encoding cadherin-related family member 1-like (The sequence of the model RefSeq protein was modified relative to this genomic sequence to represent the inferred CDS: added 120 bases not found in genome assembly), with protein sequence MLVPLTVLLSLLRYVSSQGADNRCFLENGGSAESFFVSEDIPVGSVIGTVRLIGDPSERGNIELRLKEVDSPVVISPGTSNLTLTRKLDKEGIEGPSSVYVNIICDRKRTTVPGFEIPINIRVTDANDNAPQFVNAPYILNISEVTVVGTRVLQGVKAVDADQQGP